TGTGTAATTGTCCACCTGCCTTCCTCTGTCGGGATGATTTTAATTGGTTGTCTCGTGGGTCTCAAGTCCAAGGTTCCCTTACACCTCAAAACATTTTGCTttacaaaaaagctttttctttGCTTATCTTATCTGTTGACAATGCTTGCCGTGGGGGAGTGTTTGTGCTTTATTTATACCAAGTACGTGTTTGCACTGATATGCAGAATAGAGTAAGGATAAAGAACAGTTAAGCTGAGTAGAGTAAATTTGCAGTTTAAGTGAACAGACAAGAGTCGCGGAACTTTCTAGGAGATGCTAGACCTCAACACAGTACAGCGTGAAGTGAACGAGAGCGTATAATACTGTCAGTaacgcaaagttatattttgaggggCCGTTTTTGTTGACTTTGTCCTAATCGTTCCATAATTTTCTATTGTATATGCTAAGCACAATTATTCCAACAGAAGATTTTGCAACATGGGAGAAGTATCCTGGGACTGGACTGGACCTGGGACTGGTGCTGACAGTCTTTCAATAAAGATAAAGATGATTCACCGTTGCATCTCGGAGAGCAGTGTGGTGTTATGTATGACCATTTAGGTCTGTATGGTGCAATTTGTAGCTGACTTAGGTTGTGTGTGTGGTCGGTTTGTGTACTAAGTGCTATGTTTTTAGGGCTGTCTATGTGAATTGGTAAGCGGAGTTCCAAATATAAGGCGCGGAACATTCCTGCATTTAACGCGAATTTCGAGCCTCCTCGTAAAAAAATGTCGAAGTTCGTAAAGAAAGTGATAACACTAAGTGTTACAACACCCAAGTTTATTTGCAACCAAAAATTCCATTTAAAACCCGCGTTACATCAAGTGGTATCATGGTTAACGAGTCTTCGCGAATTTAAATGCAGAATTGCTACTATCGAAGGGTAAATAGTAGTACCAGAAATCCCAGGAAATCCATTGGAGCATTAGTTGAAGTCAAATAATTGGGCCAACACAAGgaacgaaaaaagaaacatctAACTACTTACCCACGTCCAtgagagatttttctcttttctaggAACAACACACAAGCGGCGGTGATAAACATGAGATACAAACGCATCCTTTGAAATTACATTTTACTCAACGTTTCGTGTGCGTcaacatacatcatcaaaaGTGACAGTTTACCGGAAAGTTAATTGATACTTTTGAGctaagtcactgattaatacGCAAGATAGTAACTAATTAAttacaaacaagaaaaacagaTGAAAGTTAAGGAGGGGTATACTAgtaaagtaaaatataatttcaaaGGATGCGTTTGTATATCATGTTTGTCAGCGCTGCTTGTGTATCGTTTCTTCTAAAGCTGacatggccaaagaaaaagagcattctctttccttttgtggaCCCAATAATATGACTACGTTTAATGCTAATATGGATTTCTCGGTATTTTTAACACTACTAATTACCTTTTAATAGTTAATTCTGTCACAACTGAGAAGAGTGCAGGTTAACAAATACCTTAACGAACGAAAATATTGCCATGTGGATGAGCCACACCTTTTAACTGATTTGCTGTATTTCTACCGCAGGGATCATGCGTAGGCCAATTACCGCGTGTGTTACTATCAAAGTAGTAGTAAAGGCTTTTGCTAGAGAGTTTAGTCCCGTAGCTATCAAGTTTAAATGAGTGTGGAACCACTCCTGCGCATTGCTGTGAGACCTGTTTAACTAGTTTACAGTTGACTGAACCCGCCTTCTGCATCACAATGCTGCCACTGCCTTCCTTGCAAACGATCCAGTTGTTGATGTTGCTTTTGATCAAGATTTCGTTACCAATAACGCGCCATAAAGCAAAGTTCATGGCATCGTAATTGGTCTCGCTCAATGGAACTGTTGTAGACACTCGAGTGTTAGCCTGGCTGGCCTTCCAGGTGGGACGCGGAGTTACAGCATTCGCTCCGCTCGTAAAACTTGAGTAAGCTGTGAAGGTGTAACTCCAAACTAGAGTCCAGCCCCCACCGTCCGTCTGCTGATCACAGTAGGCTTGGAAAGCGTTACCAAGAGAGCCAGCATCTGGGTCAATCCAGTAAACGCCTGAAGTGGCAGAAGGCACTTTAAGCTTAAGGTCCTTGCAATTCATCGCTGGAAGATCCTTAGACAAACCTAAATTCAGTGAAAACATGATAAGATATGGATGATGGTTCAAAATTGACACATTTGATCATGAATTTTTAAGGACTCTAAAATTATTAAATATACATTTTAGTAAATCTAAGCAAAACTTATTCACTGACTTGTGTTTTCTTgacgtttttcaaagaaaaactcTCCTTTTGTACATTCGTAAAACGGTGTTTCTTATAGTGGCAAGAAGCTAAAAGACATACAAAGCTTGGTGATAATTAGCTAAATATACCTTCTAACTTCGCGCTGTGTAAAGGTAGTTACTTAGATTTTAATGCTGCCTAACTAATGAAAGTACGAATCCAAAACAATCCACTTATTTTGGAAGTTTTTATTGACTTCAACAGTAACATTTTcagatttaaaaaaagtttATTCTTGTAAAAATTATGGAAGGACATACCCCACTGGGACGTTGAGCGTACCAAATTGTACGTTCCGTTAACCAGTCGTTTTATGATGTTATCCTTACAGAACAAGAAATTCCAGTGGAAGTACATATTTCCTTTGAGGTCCATCTCCAGCACTTTGTACCTCTTCTCAGAACTAAGTCAAACAAAGGTGAACATAAGGAAAAATTGCATTTACTTTCTTTTCCTGTGTTTATATGCACAGAACCTTGACAAAATCCGAGAAACTTTTAAGGAGCgcggatggcacagtcggttagtgcgagGCCTTGGTGCTAGAGGTCcggagttcgattcccggatctcacatccttgtttcgacttctttcctttcagtgtagcctaaatagctacccttaaaacggagcactgatggcgaggggggagtaaaatgagcgcaccgtcgacctcgggtttgtcagttgaattactgttacgagttatcgacgttaaatatggttgctttactttactttactttaaactACAATAGCTTTTAAGACGTAAGCAGTCTTATAAAACTATCCAAACAGGctaaaactttcattttcaatatTTCATTGCCAATTCGTTTAACATTGTGAACTTAAGATCCCgaaaaagaaatgtaattttaatttgcaattaaaaatgaaggaaaaaagaatcaACCATTCTTAGTCTTACCAGTCACGGTTTTAGCCatggaaaattattttcagTTCACGGGTAATGATTCAGATTTCCAAAAAGCTCCGGCATTATTAATTAGCATACTTAGTTGGTAAATGCCAGCGCTGTTTTCAAACCACAATAATCAGTGAATGGACAGGGATTTTAAGGACAAGCTTATACCCAAACTTGTTGTCTCCATTTGTTGGTAACTAAAGGGTTTTACTACATTTCATCACGCGGTCATATATCTGAAATGAACTGCACTGCTTTTCAATACTTCGGGTGAAATGCAAAGGGTAACAATTTCTTTGGACGGATGCATCCTAATATTTACAGAATTGTGGCTAAATCATAGTAATTTTTCCTCCACTTATTATCTTTTGTACGACTTGGTAAAAAAAGCTGCATAGATTGATTGCTCGCTTTGCGTTGTTTGGTTATTAGTACAAACGATATTCATATCTCAGAAATATACAAAGCGAAGATAAAGTTAAGTGATTTTCTTACCCTCTGATCGAGAAAGGTGAGCTGATGAGCAAGAAAcaccaaaaagaaagaaacaacatttttCTTCCAGACTGAGAGCATATACGACTTAATCTGCCTGAACTGCAAGTTTCTTAGGGCCTTTTATGGCAACGCATATCATTgataacataaataaaatattcacaattaataaaaaaacacgATTTTACGCGAAGCAAAATTTCCTACCTTGGCCTTGGCCACGAGGAATTAATGAGGAGTTAAGCAAACATTTTGCTTTTCATGATTGCCTCAACAACACACTCAactaattaaagaaataaaagatcTTAAATGAAACATAATTTCCCGAGACAGAAGTTAGTCGTTATCATTCGACATTATACTGACTGTCTTAAAGGTGTAGTTGAATTTATTTCTTTGCAACTGGAAATAATAAACTGCCAATCTTGAGTCTAGGTGCAGCATTCTGATCAATTTGTGATGCATACAATCTTAGGGGCCGCAGTGTTCTATCACTGACTGAAATTTTCAAACACGAGACGATGTCGTGATACGACAGTGATTAATGcgaatattttattattcatgtAATATGTCAGTATGagacaaataacaaacaaaatacaacGGAAAGCTTATGTATCAGAAAAAAGGATCATAGTATTCGATTCAAGGAGCCATTGTTAAAACACTTCTACTGTTTTTCTAGTCCTCTGGTAATTATTACTGAAAACATTTAATAGGGGCAGGTACATGCAAAAGTCGGATCGGATCAATTCGGATCTCTCACCTCGGATCGAGCGAAAAACGGGTTTGTATTAATTGCCTGTTTGCCCCGATTAcaccaaggttagcttaaagattagggcTTAGGTGATTTTTCGAGGCCTTATCATATTTTTACGTCGATCCAAGGTGAGCGATCCGAGTTGATCTGCTGggtccgacttttgtacctgcctattaaataggacgttttcaaccaacctctagagacaccaataacagtAGAGAAACGACGTGCGATATAAGAGATAATCGGATGAGATTATAAAGAAACTGCGATTGGATCGTAAGAACCGAATTGATAAAAACATTTTACTATATCCTTTAGAAAGGTTAGAAAACTGACTTTTCGACCGTCAACCCTTTCCAGAGTCTAAGGGCACACACTGTATGAAATCGCTTTAAAGGAAACGCACCGCCTGCTTCTTGTCCTTCTTCCTTGCACTTCAACTGCCTCGCATCAAAGTGATCTCATTTCTTCtcattttattatttacaaAGGTAGCTTTCACTAAACCTATTATACCTGCTAATTAAATAAAGGCTATTACTATATACTagaacagtggatagcgttgaacggcCGCGCTGATTgcctactcaaactccggatatcctttgctattcacctccgagcaattcgcgcggaatttgcgtcCGAAatatgttgtaatctttgcaggaataaatgagttaaaatcatctttttgagctatattatttcactgttttagtatatactaaaacaactattcacctcagtgtcggtggtgAATATTTACTTCGCCGCGacatccaccactagccacttccacttcggtgaacagttgttaattattactgTCATTATCATTACACGTACAGAAAAATTAATCATTAACTGTCTAAAAGAGACAAAAGCTTAATATTGTCCAGCAATAAGTGCGCGGATCACATGGGGATGCTAAATTAGACTACGATGAACGACTCCGTAAATTTCCTGCAGTGATTTGATGTCCTTGCTTTGATGGCAAAACACAATCTTTCTGTAGAACGTAGGCCACATTAAACAAAAGGGAGATGTCGGACATGTGCGCTTGCGCCACGAAAAAGATACCCTGGtctcagaggtttttctttcttcttctccttcagtTCTTCTCGGGTGGAATtcagccgcgaagcggcgacaACGAAATAAAAAAGGCGAATCAGTGAGAAAAGAAAACGTCTAGTTTAGGTCCTCCATGTAATGTTTACAGTCAAGTTATGACTGTAGATTCTGAATGGTAAATATTTTGACATCCACGCAATTCAAAATTTGATTGGGTGAAATGATTAAAACAACCGAGGGAAGGTGAGGATAGCGTGATTGTCATTGGGTGTGTTTAAATTATGATTTTGAAGCGTTTTGACAgttggcgtctgcatgaaaatGAGATTAGTGGGGATCTTCGTCGATAATTCGTTGTCGCCCCTTCGCGGCTACGTTTCGTccatgaagaagaagaaagaaaaacctctggggcCAGGGTACAAAAAGGATCCTGATAACATTAATcggcaccaaaaaaaaaaacacgtgttAATAAAATATACCTCATGCATGATGACGGCctatgctcaaaaattcaccatcaagcctcgtttgcacaaattTATTGACATCATCTGGAGATGGAATACTGTTCGCACgtggtttttcttttaactctTTTCTTGAAACTCCTTCGGGTTTCAGCTCAAgctaaaattaaaaagtttgattttcgaaatCGAGGCTTGATGGTGAAATCAGGTAATAAAACGTAAAcacgcataagggctattgACACGAAATATTCTTCTCAGATATGTAGCTTTTTGGTTGTTCGGATGATCAACAGTGTAGCTTGCTTTAAGTTCTTCGAGTTGAAGTCCCTCATTCTCAAAAGTCTCTTCGATATTGTGGTGATCAGCGAATGCAAGGTCGACCATTCATTTCCTGACTCGCACTTTTATATCAAAGGATTTCGCCTGTACCGCAAAGATCGTGACcgttttggggggggggggggggggggggttcattTATGTTAGAAGAGGGCTGATTGTGACTAGAATACATGCCT
The sequence above is a segment of the Montipora foliosa isolate CH-2021 chromosome 2, ASM3666993v2, whole genome shotgun sequence genome. Coding sequences within it:
- the LOC137993420 gene encoding uncharacterized protein, encoding MLFLSFWCFLLISSPFSIRGSEKRYKVLEMDLKGNMYFHWNFLFCKDNIIKRLVNGTYNLVRSTSQWGLSKDLPAMNCKDLKLKVPSATSGVYWIDPDAGSLGNAFQAYCDQQTDGGGWTLVWSYTFTAYSSFTSGANAVTPRPTWKASQANTRVSTTVPLSETNYDAMNFALWRVIGNEILIKSNINNWIVCKEGSGSIVMQKAGSVNCKLVKQVSQQCAGVVPHSFKLDSYGTKLSSKSLYYYFDSNTRGNWPTHDPCGRNTANQLKGVAHPHGNIFVR